The Alphaproteobacteria bacterium nucleotide sequence GTTTTGGTCTTGCCAATAAAGGTGGCGGTGATGGTATCGTGGGGAATGCTACAAGCTACAATACAGCTGCTGCTCTGGCCAATGGTAATGGCCCCGCAGAAAGCCGTATGGTGTGGACCAATCTTCGCGCTGCAGGGCTGATTAAAGGCGATAAAAACGATACAGGATTTCCCGGTAATTCGTTCGGCGGTGTATTCGGAATACAAAACGGTGCATTCACAACAAATGGCATTTCTGCTGGCACGAATGTGATCTGCATTAATAATGTGCCCGGTTCAGCAGCTGCGATTATTGACCAGCGGCAGGATGATGGAAACCCGCAGGAAGGAAATATACGATCTGGCACAGCGATTGATGGTGCGGCCGCTGCAAATCCATATGTAGAAAACAATACCTACATTTTATGCACCCGCGCGCTCTAATCCTAAATCAGCAGGGATTTTCGCTGGCCGAAACAGCAATTGCTTTGGCTGTGATAGCTGTTGTGATCGGATTAATGGTGCCTACGCTGTTATCGGTGCGCGTTGCCGAACAAGCAAGAGCTACAACACAAAATCTACAAACCGTGATGCGTTCGATTGCGGCGTTTGTGCAGGCATCGGGTTATGTGCCGTGTCCAATCGATCCAGGCGCTCCGTTTAGTGAAAGCAAGCGCGATTGCGATATTGCAGTTGGGGTCGTGCCGTTTCAGTCATTAGGATTATCACAAAGCTTTGCTAAAGATGCTTATGGGCGCTGGTTAACTTATGCAGTTGACATAAATTTAGCGAAATTTGCTGTCACACCGCCTAGCAAGATGTTACCTGTAAATGGGCCAGATGGTCTGTGTAGCCTTGCATTTTCATCCGCTACATCACTGAAAGTCAGATTAAGTGGAGCGAACGAACAGCAAAACATTGCTGTTGTATTGCTAAGCCATGGTGCAAATGGTCGCGGTGCATATAAAAATACTGCAACTGATGAGACTGACCTATTTCCTTTTCCTAACACTGTACCAGCATGTTCAACGACTGAAGGCGCAGAAAGATGCAATGCTGATGGAAACATAAGTTTTGTTGCAGGATTACCTGGACAATTTTCAAAAGTCGTAAATGGAACGCCAGTAGATGACCCATTCGATGATGTGTACCTTTATTTAGACCGAAATGCGTTGGTGACGTATTTAGGCAACCAGCCATGCACGACGGAGTGGAAGTGATGAACGTCTTAAACTTCCCTGAAGCAAATCCTAAACGCATGATGCTTGGCGAATGGTTATGTGCGCATGGAATGCTAAATGAAGATCAGCTGCGGCTTGCATTGCATGAACAAAAGCAGCATCCGGATTTATTGGGGCGCGTGTTGCTGAAACTGCGTTTTGTGCAGGAAAACCAGCTATTGGAAGCGTTAAGCCAACAAACCGGCTATCCTGCCATTCATTTGCATCAACAGTTGGTTGATGAAGATGCCAGCAGCTTTTGGGATAAAGATACTGCATTAAGGTTTAAAGCTGTTGGCTTTGCAATTGATGATAACGCGTTATATGTCGCGATGGCAGATCCTCTGGATATTCGCGTTACTGATCATTTAAAGCGCATGTTACCGCAAGGGTTGGCTTTACGTTTATTTATTGCTGCGCAAGATGATGTTTTAGCATTTATTGCCCGTGTCTATGGCGGCGCTGAAAATTTCAAATATCACTTAAGTGAGATGGAGCAGGGGATTATCGCCCCCGCGCCAGAAACGCATGATAACCATCCGGTAATTGCAACCGTAGAAGCATTATTGGCAGAAAGCGTGGCCGCCGGCGCATCCGATATTCATTTGGAGCCGGAAGAAAAAAGCGTGCGGATTCGCCTTCGTATTGACGGACTTTTAAAAACGCTGACGCTACTGCACCGTGCGTCATGGCCGCGTCTTGCGCAGCGGATTAAAGTGCTGGCGGGGATGGATATTGTGGACAGCCGCAATATTCAAGATGGCCGTTTTCATCTGCAAATTGGCAGCAAAAACGTCGATTTTCGCGTTTCCATTTTGCCAACGCAGCATGGCGAAAATATCGTAATCCGCATTCTTGATCAGGCGCGGGCATTATTGCCGCTTGAAAAACTTGGTTTTAGTGAACCGCAGGAACAATTGCTGCGCCGTTTGTGTTTGCGTCCGAATGGTATGTTGGTGCTCACAGGCCCTGTGGGTTCCGGTAAAACCACAACGCTTTATGCGCTGTTGCAATTATTGGATAAAGCAACGCGTAGCATTCGCACTTTAGAAGACCCAATTGAATATCAACTCGATGGCATTCGTCAAACGCAGGTACGTGAAAATTTTGGATTAAGTTTTGCCGAAGGCGTTCGTGCTATTCTTCGCCAAGATCCCAACGTATTGCTGATTGGCGAAATCCGTGATGCTGATACCGCGCAAATGGCGCTGCGCGCCGCCATGACGGGCAGCCAGATATTTACAACGCTGCACACGCAAGACAGTTTTGGCGTGTTTGCGCGCTTGCGCGAATTCGGGCTCACATCTGGCCTTATGTCGGGGAATATCACGGCGGCGGTGGCGCAGCGTTT carries:
- a CDS encoding prepilin-type N-terminal cleavage/methylation domain-containing protein yields the protein MYARLTKNNNSGFTLVEVSIVLVVIGLLIGSILVAVNILQNARITSTISTLQSIQSAVSTYNQNYGAVPGDDAKADTRFGLANKGGGDGIVGNATSYNTAAALANGNGPAESRMVWTNLRAAGLIKGDKNDTGFPGNSFGGVFGIQNGAFTTNGISAGTNVICINNVPGSAAAIIDQRQDDGNPQEGNIRSGTAIDGAAAANPYVENNTYILCTRAL
- a CDS encoding type II secretion system protein, which produces MHPRALILNQQGFSLAETAIALAVIAVVIGLMVPTLLSVRVAEQARATTQNLQTVMRSIAAFVQASGYVPCPIDPGAPFSESKRDCDIAVGVVPFQSLGLSQSFAKDAYGRWLTYAVDINLAKFAVTPPSKMLPVNGPDGLCSLAFSSATSLKVRLSGANEQQNIAVVLLSHGANGRGAYKNTATDETDLFPFPNTVPACSTTEGAERCNADGNISFVAGLPGQFSKVVNGTPVDDPFDDVYLYLDRNALVTYLGNQPCTTEWK
- a CDS encoding GspE/PulE family protein, whose translation is MHDGVEVMNVLNFPEANPKRMMLGEWLCAHGMLNEDQLRLALHEQKQHPDLLGRVLLKLRFVQENQLLEALSQQTGYPAIHLHQQLVDEDASSFWDKDTALRFKAVGFAIDDNALYVAMADPLDIRVTDHLKRMLPQGLALRLFIAAQDDVLAFIARVYGGAENFKYHLSEMEQGIIAPAPETHDNHPVIATVEALLAESVAAGASDIHLEPEEKSVRIRLRIDGLLKTLTLLHRASWPRLAQRIKVLAGMDIVDSRNIQDGRFHLQIGSKNVDFRVSILPTQHGENIVIRILDQARALLPLEKLGFSEPQEQLLRRLCLRPNGMLVLTGPVGSGKTTTLYALLQLLDKATRSIRTLEDPIEYQLDGIRQTQVRENFGLSFAEGVRAILRQDPNVLLIGEIRDADTAQMALRAAMTGSQIFTTLHTQDSFGVFARLREFGLTSGLMSGNITAAVAQRLVRVLCPQCRQMRPPDAHLKALLASSVRLPAKVGHAVGCEACDHTGHKGRMVISEILPIDSELDELVVNDAPRSQLFKCASAKGFMSMAQDGLMKLEAGVISLESLMAEVDLIQNAGAV